Proteins co-encoded in one Oncorhynchus kisutch isolate 150728-3 linkage group LG1, Okis_V2, whole genome shotgun sequence genomic window:
- the LOC116375941 gene encoding E3 ubiquitin-protein ligase RNF186-like: MGLMSEDMECCVCLQPYSRREKIPRMLHCKHTFCGLCLQAMSRLQSGLLTVCCPLCRWITCTEPSLTLPGSLWVNTEIWDQILDRQQEEEEEEEWKGANRQTQTTTQYTCSPSRHCGLRLKLQNFLRRMKHNVL; the protein is encoded by the exons ATGGGTCTGATGAGCGAGGACATGGAGTGCTGTGTCTGCCTCCAGCCCTACTCTCGCAGGGAGAAGATCCCTCGGATGCTCCACTGTAAGCACACATTCTGTGGGCTGTGCTTGCAGGCGATGTCCAGGCTCCAAAGCGGCCTACTGACAGTCTGCTGCCCCCTGTGCCGTTGGATCACCTGCACCGAGCCCAGCCTCACCCTGCCGGGGTCGCTGTGGGTTAACACTGAGATCTGGGACCAGAtactagacagacaacaggaagaggaggaggaggaagagtggaagggagctaacagacagacacagaccactacacagtacacatg ttCTCCATCAAGGCATTGTGGCCTGAGGCTCAAACTACAGAATTTCCTGAGGAGGATGAAGCACAATGTACTGTAA